From a region of the Deltaproteobacteria bacterium genome:
- a CDS encoding AAA family ATPase, translated as MNGSLDLNLDMILVDEISMVRADLFDCADVFLRAVTKRKKIPFGGVQMIFIGDLYQLPPVIRPAERQALLEAYAGPHFFNANIFSQMRPQFVELEKVYRQKDAEFIRLLNAVRNNTLTEKDVAAFNRRHDPDFDPAIMKKGLHVVLTATNDHAEAINRQRLSTLSGKIFRYEGEVGGDFLPDSFPTAQTLEIKKDAQVMLLNNDSLGRWVNGTMARVISAGSEEITVCLENGSRHELEPYTWEMFRHGYDSRLKSLTTETIGTFTQYPLKLAWAVTIHKSQGKTFDHVVIDTGRGIFASGQMYVALSRCRSLDGMILKKPLTRGQALIDWAAVKFLTGFQYARSEEYLPLSKKMEMIREAIENGSELEMIYLKASDVKSKRRVRPIEMGEMEYAGKTFPGLRAFCKERGEERTFRVDRILEMKVV; from the coding sequence ATGAACGGCAGTCTTGATCTCAACCTGGACATGATATTGGTGGATGAAATATCAATGGTTCGCGCCGACCTGTTCGATTGCGCCGACGTTTTTTTGCGCGCCGTTACCAAGCGAAAAAAAATTCCCTTCGGTGGTGTGCAAATGATTTTCATCGGGGATCTCTATCAACTCCCTCCGGTGATCCGGCCCGCCGAGCGGCAGGCTTTGCTTGAGGCCTACGCGGGGCCCCATTTTTTTAACGCAAATATCTTTTCGCAGATGCGTCCGCAATTCGTCGAGCTGGAAAAAGTCTATCGCCAGAAAGATGCCGAGTTCATCCGTTTGCTCAACGCCGTCCGGAACAATACCCTCACGGAAAAAGATGTCGCCGCTTTCAACCGCAGGCACGATCCCGATTTTGACCCGGCGATAATGAAGAAGGGTTTGCACGTGGTTCTCACTGCGACCAACGATCATGCCGAAGCGATCAACCGGCAAAGACTTTCCACTCTTTCGGGAAAAATTTTCCGTTATGAAGGAGAAGTTGGCGGCGATTTTTTGCCGGATTCTTTTCCAACCGCGCAAACACTGGAAATTAAAAAAGATGCGCAGGTGATGCTTCTGAACAATGACTCGCTCGGACGCTGGGTCAACGGGACAATGGCGCGGGTGATCTCGGCCGGTAGCGAGGAGATCACGGTTTGTCTGGAAAATGGTTCGCGTCACGAACTCGAACCCTACACATGGGAAATGTTTCGCCACGGATATGACAGCCGGCTCAAAAGTCTCACCACCGAAACAATCGGCACCTTCACGCAATATCCGCTTAAACTCGCGTGGGCGGTTACCATTCACAAAAGTCAGGGAAAAACTTTTGATCATGTCGTCATTGATACCGGCCGTGGAATTTTTGCCTCGGGCCAGATGTATGTGGCGCTAAGCCGTTGCCGGAGTCTCGATGGGATGATCCTGAAAAAACCGCTGACTCGCGGGCAGGCGCTGATTGACTGGGCCGCGGTGAAATTTCTGACCGGTTTTCAATATGCCCGCTCCGAGGAATATCTGCCTCTCTCAAAAAAGATGGAGATGATTCGCGAAGCGATTGAAAACGGAAGCGAACTGGAAATGATTTATCTCAAGGCCAGCGATGTAAAATCGAAACGAAGAGTGCGCCCGATTGAAATGGGAGAAATGGAATACGCCGGCAAAACATTCCCCGGCCTGCGCGCTTTCTGCAAAGAGCG
- a CDS encoding putative DNA binding domain-containing protein yields MKQIEILLKLGESQKVEFKEGISPSLAREMVAFANGEGGKIFIGINDAGEVVGFETTNRLLAAIQDFARNCDPPVKISAAKARIKSQNILVIDVPEGSKKPYSCGDGYYLRVGPTSQKLRRDELIEFIQKIRPYYFDELPCPEFQYPKDFDKRAFSSFMQKGKIHQGDASTVDILKNLGVVAHTRGNKIIFNNAGVLFFAKEPRRFIPQSELTCVLFQGTGKADILDRKDMQGTLPENVEQAMVFLKRHLSLRYEIKTLQRKEILELPENALREAVLNAVVHRDYSIRGSIVMVEIYRDRVEIVDPGGLPPGMKRSDLGKRCVHRNPKLVDLFHRMGEIEKIGSGIRRMKDATKKAHVPPPRFEVTGFFVAVFKKEEEFKKLPLIVEKTVEKTVEKILLFVKTNPQITQKELMKKTGLTRRGIEWNLRKLKEDRKIRRIGPDKGGHWEILEMST; encoded by the coding sequence ATGAAGCAAATTGAAATACTCCTAAAACTTGGCGAATCACAGAAAGTGGAATTCAAAGAAGGGATATCCCCTTCGCTTGCAAGGGAAATGGTCGCTTTTGCCAATGGCGAGGGTGGTAAAATTTTCATCGGTATCAATGATGCCGGCGAAGTTGTGGGATTTGAGACGACAAACCGTCTGCTGGCGGCGATTCAGGATTTTGCCCGAAACTGTGATCCACCGGTAAAAATTTCCGCCGCAAAGGCGCGCATAAAAAGTCAGAACATCCTTGTCATAGATGTGCCCGAAGGTAGCAAAAAGCCTTATTCGTGCGGTGACGGTTACTATCTTCGCGTTGGCCCGACGAGTCAGAAACTTAGACGCGACGAGCTAATAGAATTCATCCAAAAAATTCGGCCATATTACTTTGACGAATTACCTTGTCCGGAGTTTCAATATCCGAAAGATTTTGACAAACGGGCCTTCAGTTCATTCATGCAGAAGGGCAAAATACATCAGGGTGACGCTTCTACCGTTGATATTCTGAAAAACCTCGGTGTTGTTGCCCATACAAGAGGAAACAAAATTATTTTCAATAATGCCGGAGTTTTGTTTTTTGCGAAGGAGCCACGCAGGTTTATTCCCCAATCAGAACTTACTTGCGTACTTTTTCAGGGAACGGGGAAGGCCGACATACTTGATCGCAAAGACATGCAGGGAACGCTTCCTGAGAATGTTGAGCAGGCAATGGTATTTCTAAAGCGTCATCTTTCATTGCGATATGAAATCAAAACGCTCCAAAGAAAAGAAATATTGGAACTTCCTGAAAACGCCCTGCGTGAGGCTGTTTTGAATGCCGTGGTTCACCGTGATTACTCGATACGCGGTTCCATAGTAATGGTTGAAATATACCGTGACAGGGTTGAAATTGTGGATCCCGGCGGACTTCCCCCGGGAATGAAGAGGTCGGATCTGGGAAAACGTTGTGTGCATCGGAACCCAAAGCTTGTGGACCTTTTTCATAGAATGGGAGAAATCGAAAAAATAGGTTCGGGTATTCGACGGATGAAAGATGCAACCAAAAAAGCCCATGTTCCGCCTCCCCGTTTTGAGGTCACAGGTTTTTTTGTTGCTGTTTTTAAAAAAGAAGAAGAGTTTAAAAAATTGCCATTGATTGTGGAGAAAACTGTGGAGAAAACTGTGGAGAAAATACTCTTATTTGTTAAAACAAACCCACAAATAACCCAGAAGGAATTGATGAAAAAGACCGGTCTGACTCGTAGAGGTATTGAATGGAATTTGAGGAAACTGAAAGAAGACCGCAAAATCCGACGCATTGGTCCGGATAAGGGTGGGCATTGGGAAATTTTAGAGATGTCAACATGA
- a CDS encoding FAD-dependent oxidoreductase — protein sequence MYIVVGGGVVGLHVAIALASKPGHPEIFLLEKEQFLGDHTSGRNSEVIHAGFAYPIGSLKAKWCVEGNRLTYQWLDKLNVPHKKCGKWLVAFNDAEVPALEATLKNGAACGVPDMREATLAELKIKEPEMNDFAGVIFAKTSGMMDVAFYIRALERYFAAQENCYIIYPCAVTGINSEKNIIETTRGPMEYSLLVNCAGLFADEIYKMAGGKTDYRIKPFKGEYMIWRKGKINEVVYPVPRRFLPGGEKDKRLVSSMGIHLHRGVGGDLYVGPTQVELDWSQKTDYSLVTPPEVFIKEANLYIKGVKAEDLQPAYAGNRPKLYVNGQPYGDFLIEKQKNQIHTLGIDSPGLTSAPAIAEEISKMALNAL from the coding sequence ATGTACATCGTTGTTGGCGGAGGGGTGGTGGGGTTGCATGTGGCGATTGCTTTGGCGAGTAAGCCCGGTCATCCCGAAATTTTCCTCCTCGAAAAAGAACAGTTTTTGGGTGATCACACTAGTGGTCGCAATTCTGAAGTCATTCACGCCGGTTTTGCTTATCCGATAGGATCGCTCAAAGCGAAATGGTGTGTGGAAGGAAACCGGCTCACCTATCAATGGCTCGACAAACTGAATGTTCCCCATAAAAAATGCGGCAAGTGGCTCGTAGCTTTTAATGATGCGGAAGTGCCGGCATTGGAGGCTACGCTGAAAAATGGCGCGGCCTGCGGTGTTCCGGATATGCGCGAGGCAACTTTGGCGGAACTTAAAATAAAAGAACCGGAGATGAACGATTTTGCTGGTGTGATTTTCGCAAAAACTTCCGGCATGATGGATGTAGCTTTCTACATTCGCGCACTGGAGCGCTATTTTGCCGCTCAGGAAAATTGTTACATTATTTATCCGTGTGCCGTAACCGGTATCAACTCCGAAAAAAATATTATCGAAACAACGCGCGGGCCGATGGAATATTCGCTCCTTGTCAACTGCGCCGGACTTTTTGCCGATGAAATTTATAAAATGGCTGGCGGCAAAACAGATTACCGGATCAAACCGTTTAAAGGGGAATACATGATCTGGCGCAAAGGCAAGATCAACGAAGTGGTCTATCCCGTGCCGCGCCGCTTTTTGCCCGGCGGCGAAAAAGACAAGCGCCTTGTTTCCAGCATGGGAATTCATCTTCACCGCGGTGTTGGCGGTGATTTGTATGTGGGTCCCACACAGGTGGAACTCGATTGGTCTCAAAAAACTGATTATTCTTTGGTGACTCCGCCGGAAGTTTTTATAAAAGAAGCGAATCTCTATATCAAGGGAGTGAAAGCTGAAGATTTGCAACCCGCCTACGCTGGAAATCGCCCAAAACTCTATGTTAACGGTCAACCCTACGGCGATTTTCTAATCGAAAAACAAAAAAACCAGATTCACACCTTGGGAATCGATTCGCCCGGACTTACTTCTGCCCCCGCGATCGCGGAAGAAATTTCAAAAATGGCCCTCAATGCTTTATGA